In Sphingobacterium sp. lm-10, one DNA window encodes the following:
- a CDS encoding ATP-binding cassette domain-containing protein has translation MGHFLERVPRMIDVKHISKTYTTSKGRRVQALDDVSFSVKKGEIFGIIGSSGAGKSTILRCLNLLERPDKGEIWLADKQLTSLSERQLQQERRHIGMIFQHFNLLSSRTVFDNIALPLELSQTSRKDIQTRVTELLELVGLSDKAHDYPSNLSGGQKQRVAIARALANNPTLLLCDEATSALDPGTTKSILNLLQTINAKLQITIVLITHEIHVVKAICDRVAVVKDGKIIELGDRSQIFGAPEHGHTAAFVASAVQADLPIAYQPHIHVDKTTDTDDLIVRIQTRDNTDYSFSALQNRFSLAVAIIEARIETIGELKISSSVLRLSGDQLEEALSFCATHYFNTEIIGYVSRSY, from the coding sequence TTGGGACACTTTTTAGAGCGTGTACCCAGAATGATTGACGTTAAGCATATTTCCAAAACATATACAACCAGTAAAGGGAGACGAGTTCAAGCGTTGGATGATGTATCTTTCTCTGTGAAGAAGGGAGAAATTTTCGGTATCATCGGAAGTTCCGGAGCCGGAAAAAGCACGATCTTACGTTGCTTAAATCTCTTGGAAAGGCCAGATAAGGGCGAGATTTGGTTAGCAGACAAACAGCTTACCAGCTTAAGTGAGCGCCAACTGCAACAAGAAAGACGGCATATTGGAATGATTTTTCAGCATTTCAACTTACTTTCTTCCCGCACTGTTTTCGATAATATCGCTTTGCCCTTAGAGCTCAGCCAGACTTCCAGAAAAGACATTCAAACCCGTGTAACAGAGTTATTAGAATTGGTGGGACTTTCTGATAAAGCGCATGATTATCCTAGCAATCTTTCTGGTGGCCAAAAACAGCGCGTAGCTATTGCGCGTGCTTTAGCCAACAACCCTACCCTACTACTATGTGATGAAGCGACGAGTGCCCTGGATCCAGGTACCACGAAATCCATCCTCAATCTTTTACAGACGATTAATGCAAAACTGCAAATTACGATCGTACTGATCACGCATGAGATTCATGTCGTGAAAGCGATTTGCGATCGTGTGGCTGTGGTGAAGGACGGGAAGATCATAGAATTAGGCGACCGATCTCAGATTTTTGGTGCCCCTGAGCATGGGCATACGGCTGCATTCGTAGCTTCTGCCGTTCAGGCAGACTTACCCATCGCCTATCAGCCGCATATACATGTAGATAAAACGACGGATACAGACGATCTAATCGTACGAATACAGACTCGCGACAATACCGATTATTCTTTTTCGGCACTACAAAACAGATTCTCTTTAGCTGTTGCCATTATTGAAGCACGGATTGAAACCATCGGAGAACTGAAAATCAGTTCATCCGTACTGCGCCTTTCCGGGGATCAATTAGAAGAAGCCCTTTCATTTTGCGCAACACATTATTTTAACACCGAAATCATAGGCTATGTCTCCCGAAGTTATTAA
- a CDS encoding isoaspartyl peptidase/L-asparaginase — translation MIKKSLFLIFMCFALQFVVAQQRNYVMAIHGGAGTILKKNLTDSMEAAYKDGLKQALLAGYRILQEEGGTSLDAVEAAVKVLEDNPLFNAGKGAVFTSEGKNELDAAIMDGKTLSAGAVAGVTNIKSPIQAARAVMQHSPHVMMVGAGAEQFAKEQGLEIVDPSYFYTKERWDGLQKARELDSLATQLDHDAQSGIHEVYKDYKYGTVGAVAVDRAGNLAAATSTGGMTNKRYGRVGDAPITGAGNYADNATVAVSCTGWGEFFIRSVAAYDVAARVQYGGLSIADAAAAVIKKIGDMGGDGGLIAINKQGEVAMPFNTAGMYRGVIKADGTIEVEIYK, via the coding sequence ATGATCAAAAAATCTTTGTTTCTGATATTCATGTGTTTTGCGTTGCAGTTCGTTGTGGCGCAACAGCGTAATTATGTTATGGCCATTCACGGTGGTGCAGGTACGATTTTGAAGAAAAACTTGACTGACTCTATGGAAGCAGCGTACAAAGATGGACTAAAGCAAGCCTTGCTGGCTGGATATCGGATCTTACAAGAGGAGGGAGGCACCAGTCTGGATGCAGTAGAAGCTGCAGTAAAGGTCTTGGAAGATAACCCCTTGTTTAACGCCGGCAAAGGAGCTGTATTTACCAGTGAAGGCAAAAATGAGTTGGATGCCGCTATTATGGATGGTAAGACGTTGAGCGCCGGTGCAGTTGCTGGTGTAACGAATATAAAAAGTCCGATTCAGGCCGCTCGTGCGGTGATGCAACATTCACCACACGTGATGATGGTAGGAGCGGGTGCGGAGCAATTTGCAAAAGAGCAGGGTTTGGAGATCGTAGATCCCAGCTATTTTTATACCAAGGAGCGTTGGGACGGGTTGCAAAAAGCCAGAGAGTTGGATTCTTTAGCGACGCAATTGGATCATGATGCGCAATCAGGTATTCATGAAGTATATAAAGATTATAAATATGGCACGGTGGGTGCGGTAGCTGTTGATCGTGCTGGAAATCTGGCGGCAGCGACTTCCACAGGTGGCATGACCAATAAGCGTTATGGCCGAGTCGGCGATGCGCCGATCACGGGTGCGGGCAATTATGCGGACAATGCGACTGTGGCAGTTTCCTGTACGGGATGGGGCGAATTTTTTATCCGATCTGTGGCCGCATATGACGTAGCTGCTCGTGTGCAATACGGTGGATTGTCTATCGCGGATGCAGCCGCAGCAGTCATTAAAAAGATTGGCGATATGGGTGGAGACGGTGGACTAATCGCCATCAATAAGCAAGGGGAAGTGGCCATGCCATTCAATACGGCCGGTATGTATCGCGGTGTCATCAAAGCAGATGGTACAATCGAGGTTGAGATTTATAAATAA
- the rlmB gene encoding 23S rRNA (guanosine(2251)-2'-O)-methyltransferase RlmB, whose protein sequence is MQQFQRREPRGEKRESNQMVFGIRAVMEAIDSGKEIESLFIQRGLSGGLLMELKALLKEHNLPSQQVPIEKLNRITGKNHQGVIAVISPITYQQIEDLLPTIYEKGEIPLLLMLDGVTDVRNMGAIARTAECAGVHAIIVPKKGSAEINPDAIKTSAGALYKIPVCRQDSLGKVGRFLIESGVQMVVSTEKTEDSIHDVDYTGPTCVVMGAEDVGVSDDLIRISDKLARIPMFGEIKSLNVSVSAGVVIYEAIRQRALKA, encoded by the coding sequence ATGCAGCAATTTCAACGTAGAGAACCTCGTGGCGAGAAAAGAGAGTCGAATCAGATGGTGTTTGGTATTCGCGCCGTAATGGAAGCGATTGACAGTGGAAAGGAGATAGAATCCCTTTTTATTCAACGAGGACTGAGCGGAGGATTGCTAATGGAATTGAAGGCATTGCTCAAAGAGCATAACTTGCCATCGCAACAGGTACCTATCGAAAAGTTAAACCGCATTACCGGAAAGAATCATCAGGGTGTAATTGCAGTCATTTCACCAATTACCTATCAACAGATTGAAGATCTGTTGCCCACGATTTATGAAAAAGGCGAAATTCCTTTGTTGTTGATGTTGGACGGCGTTACTGATGTGCGTAATATGGGTGCCATCGCACGTACAGCAGAGTGTGCGGGTGTGCATGCGATCATTGTGCCCAAGAAAGGATCGGCAGAGATTAATCCCGATGCCATCAAGACCTCGGCTGGTGCTTTGTATAAAATCCCGGTTTGTCGCCAGGATTCGTTGGGTAAAGTAGGACGTTTTTTGATTGAGTCGGGAGTGCAGATGGTCGTAAGTACCGAAAAGACAGAAGACTCGATTCACGATGTAGATTACACAGGTCCAACCTGTGTGGTGATGGGTGCAGAAGATGTCGGTGTATCGGATGATCTGATCAGAATATCAGATAAGCTGGCTCGTATTCCGATGTTTGGTGAAATTAAATCCCTGAATGTATCGGTATCTGCGGGTGTGGTAATTTATGAAGCAATTAGACAGCGTGCGTTAAAAGCATAA
- a CDS encoding gamma-glutamyltransferase, whose product MQISFRSIFSQTRPILSALFFISGSFAFAQQTQKPPLHGKNWMAITGKPLAATAGAQLFQQGGNAVDAACAMLGATCTMWDVLSWGGETQALIYHPKLKKVLAINALGVAPTGATVDFFKSRGYEFPPEFGPLAAVTPGTPGGICYMLAKYGTKSLKEVLQPSMQMAAGYPIEAQTANSIERGKARIKEWPYSKAVFLVHEGEDREAPEAGEIFVQKDLLQTLEKMVEAEQNALAAGKSREEAIMAAHDRFYTGDIAAEFVRGSQEHGGLITMEDLANWHPIEEKPLQINYKGIDVYKLQSWTQGPAMLQALNILKQFDLKGMGYNSAPYIHTVYQAMNLAFADRDFYYGDPAFQPKTPIDGLLSDDYGTARAASIDPEKNDPLVQPGDPYPYENRTNPYTNLLKERLKLTDTTAGEQGDFVPKHDATAYQTNTDSLYMDRLLRGTTSIEAADAEGWVVSITPSGGWLPAFIAGHTGVGMSQRLQSFVLDSLVSPFNVVEPGKRPRVTLTPAMALKEGKPFLSFAVQGGDTQDQNLLQFFLNVVEFGMTPQQAAEAANINSNQLWLSLGGTKLDDRKPRPGSLLLDKRTPADVVKQLESMGYSIQFGERNSGPINAIYFDEKHGTLWGGSSNHGEDYGIAW is encoded by the coding sequence ATGCAAATCTCCTTTAGAAGCATATTTTCTCAAACACGCCCTATCTTATCCGCCCTTTTTTTCATCAGTGGTTCGTTTGCCTTTGCGCAGCAAACGCAAAAGCCACCATTACATGGCAAAAACTGGATGGCGATTACCGGCAAACCTTTAGCCGCGACAGCGGGAGCACAATTATTTCAGCAAGGAGGAAATGCCGTAGATGCTGCCTGTGCCATGTTGGGCGCTACCTGTACCATGTGGGATGTGCTCAGCTGGGGAGGCGAAACACAAGCGCTAATTTACCATCCGAAGCTCAAAAAAGTACTGGCAATTAATGCATTAGGCGTGGCTCCTACCGGAGCGACAGTTGACTTTTTTAAATCTCGCGGATATGAGTTTCCGCCAGAATTTGGCCCGTTGGCAGCCGTAACGCCAGGCACACCAGGTGGCATATGTTATATGCTGGCTAAGTATGGCACTAAAAGTCTGAAGGAAGTACTACAACCTTCTATGCAAATGGCTGCAGGCTATCCGATAGAGGCGCAGACTGCCAATAGCATCGAGCGCGGCAAAGCACGCATCAAAGAATGGCCTTACAGCAAAGCCGTTTTTCTGGTACACGAAGGAGAAGACCGGGAAGCACCTGAAGCAGGAGAAATTTTTGTGCAAAAAGACTTGCTTCAGACATTGGAGAAAATGGTAGAAGCCGAACAAAATGCGCTGGCGGCTGGAAAGAGCCGCGAGGAAGCCATTATGGCAGCGCACGACCGCTTCTATACCGGAGATATCGCAGCAGAGTTTGTTCGCGGTAGTCAGGAGCATGGTGGGCTCATCACGATGGAAGACTTGGCCAACTGGCATCCTATAGAGGAGAAACCCTTACAAATAAATTATAAGGGGATTGATGTCTACAAATTGCAATCCTGGACACAAGGGCCAGCGATGCTGCAAGCATTGAATATTCTAAAACAGTTTGATCTTAAAGGGATGGGGTACAATTCTGCCCCTTATATACATACCGTATATCAAGCGATGAATCTAGCCTTTGCAGATCGCGATTTTTATTATGGAGATCCCGCATTCCAACCGAAAACGCCCATTGATGGTTTACTGAGCGACGATTACGGAACTGCAAGAGCCGCGAGTATAGATCCAGAGAAAAACGATCCATTGGTACAACCTGGAGATCCCTATCCTTATGAAAATCGTACAAATCCTTATACCAATTTATTAAAAGAACGCCTTAAACTAACGGATACAACAGCAGGTGAGCAGGGTGATTTCGTACCGAAACACGATGCCACCGCTTATCAAACAAACACGGATAGCTTATATATGGATCGTTTGCTTCGGGGCACTACCAGTATTGAGGCAGCAGATGCCGAAGGTTGGGTGGTTTCAATTACGCCTAGCGGCGGCTGGCTACCAGCGTTCATTGCCGGCCATACGGGCGTGGGCATGAGCCAGCGCTTGCAAAGTTTTGTACTCGATTCTCTGGTAAGTCCGTTTAACGTGGTAGAACCGGGTAAGCGTCCACGGGTAACACTAACACCAGCTATGGCGCTGAAAGAGGGTAAACCCTTCTTATCTTTTGCCGTGCAGGGTGGCGACACGCAGGATCAAAACTTATTACAATTCTTTTTGAATGTGGTCGAATTTGGTATGACGCCACAGCAAGCAGCAGAAGCGGCAAACATCAATAGCAACCAGCTATGGCTATCGTTGGGCGGCACGAAGCTAGACGATCGCAAACCAAGACCGGGTAGCCTACTTTTAGATAAACGTACTCCTGCCGATGTGGTGAAGCAATTGGAGTCTATGGGCTACTCCATTCAATTTGGTGAACGCAATAGCGGCCCAATCAATGCGATTTATTTTGATGAAAAACATGGCACACTTTGGGGCGGAAGTAGTAACCACGGAGAAGATTATGGCATTGCGTGGTAG
- a CDS encoding helicase HerA-like domain-containing protein, with protein MREQFIEKVSTSYKPKGAFIQLGSGILNGEIVTEAKVNLALRMMNRHGLIAGATGTGKTRTLQLIAEQLSDAGVPVFMLDVKGDLSGLAEPGKTNEALLERGLAVGVPFEPAAFPVELFSLSGKLGAPMRLTVGDFGPVLLARILDLNDTQSGVLSAIFKYAQDTDLPLVDLDDLKKLLSYLSNGAGAAEIKDDYGRISSASSGAILRKIVAIEQQGVSHLFGEKEFDIQDLFGKVDGKGVITLLNIADVQDQPLLFSTFLLSLLAQLFKKLPEVGDLDQPKLVFFFDEAHLLFNGASKAFLSQIEQIVRLIRSKGVGVFFCTQAATDIAESVLGQLGNRVQHALRAFTPNDAENLRKTIRTYPTSDFYAIDKILTSLGTGQALITVLNDKGIPTEVVATHLVPARAIMGASSAETYTRILEESDATRKYQERIERRTASEIIKERQQKQEADLAREQMEKSLPKPSAGSKNSSSSRSRRQTPLEAAQTTASRTLAREGTKLLGKIANGLLDMFLKKRK; from the coding sequence ATGAGAGAGCAATTTATTGAAAAAGTCTCCACATCTTATAAGCCGAAAGGTGCTTTTATACAATTAGGATCTGGTATTTTAAACGGCGAAATTGTGACTGAAGCAAAAGTAAATCTCGCGCTTCGCATGATGAACCGCCATGGACTGATTGCAGGGGCTACAGGAACAGGAAAAACACGTACTTTGCAATTAATAGCTGAACAACTTTCTGATGCAGGCGTACCTGTATTTATGTTGGATGTAAAAGGTGACCTATCGGGACTTGCTGAACCTGGAAAGACGAATGAAGCATTGCTAGAAAGAGGACTTGCAGTAGGAGTTCCTTTTGAACCAGCGGCTTTTCCAGTCGAGCTCTTTTCCTTGAGCGGCAAGTTAGGTGCCCCTATGCGGCTGACTGTAGGGGATTTTGGCCCTGTGCTATTAGCTCGCATACTGGATCTCAATGATACACAATCCGGCGTACTAAGTGCTATATTTAAGTATGCACAAGATACAGACTTGCCTCTTGTTGATCTTGATGACTTAAAAAAGCTACTTTCTTATTTATCGAATGGTGCTGGTGCCGCAGAAATAAAAGACGATTATGGCCGCATCAGTAGCGCGAGTTCTGGAGCCATCTTACGAAAGATAGTTGCCATTGAGCAGCAAGGTGTGTCACATTTATTTGGAGAAAAAGAATTCGATATTCAAGACCTTTTCGGAAAAGTAGACGGAAAGGGCGTAATCACGTTATTAAATATCGCGGATGTACAGGATCAGCCACTCTTGTTTTCTACTTTTTTATTAAGTCTATTAGCACAATTATTTAAAAAATTACCAGAAGTGGGTGATCTGGATCAACCCAAGTTAGTTTTCTTTTTTGATGAAGCTCATTTACTATTTAATGGTGCATCTAAAGCTTTCCTCAGTCAGATTGAACAAATTGTTAGGCTAATTAGATCCAAAGGGGTAGGCGTGTTCTTTTGTACGCAAGCGGCAACAGATATCGCAGAGAGTGTATTAGGTCAGCTCGGCAACAGAGTACAGCATGCTTTAAGGGCGTTTACACCCAATGATGCTGAGAACCTACGTAAAACGATCCGTACCTATCCTACCTCAGATTTCTATGCCATTGATAAGATACTTACCTCGTTGGGAACTGGACAAGCATTAATAACCGTGTTGAATGACAAGGGTATTCCGACTGAGGTGGTAGCGACACACCTAGTACCCGCACGTGCCATTATGGGAGCCTCATCTGCGGAAACGTACACGCGGATTTTGGAAGAATCTGATGCTACGAGAAAGTATCAGGAGCGTATTGAGCGTCGAACAGCATCTGAAATTATAAAAGAGCGCCAGCAAAAGCAGGAAGCTGATTTAGCGCGTGAGCAAATGGAAAAGTCACTGCCGAAACCTTCTGCTGGTTCGAAAAACTCTTCTTCTTCCCGATCGCGAAGACAAACTCCGCTAGAAGCAGCGCAAACTACTGCAAGCAGAACGCTGGCACGAGAAGGAACAAAATTATTAGGGAAAATAGCGAACGGGTTACTAGACATGTTCCTAAAAAAAAGAAAATAA
- a CDS encoding TIGR03915 family putative DNA repair protein, translating to MQQRTTLSYDGSWVGLLTAIFEVYEYKFDAASIQQMAQADQGDLFGARHEVHTDHAKAERVKKGVINRVGKKDFQELYAAYLSELQGVEDLILRLVRNYLAPDGVGLSQNYGHEDVLRIKQINKSVSRERHRFKAFVRFRKLSDELFFAKIDPDFNILPLIIPHFRDRYADQSWVIYDIKRDYGAYYNQSEVVEIHLSDLPSEREIMERGEDKEALYDELWRRYFRSTNITERKNTKLHLQHVPKRYWKYLNEKFDL from the coding sequence ATGCAGCAACGAACTACTTTATCGTATGATGGGAGCTGGGTCGGATTATTGACCGCCATATTCGAAGTGTATGAATATAAGTTTGATGCTGCATCCATCCAGCAAATGGCACAGGCGGATCAGGGGGATCTTTTTGGTGCGCGACACGAGGTGCATACCGATCATGCAAAGGCTGAGCGGGTGAAAAAGGGTGTTATAAATCGCGTCGGTAAGAAGGATTTTCAGGAATTGTATGCCGCTTATCTTTCGGAATTGCAGGGGGTGGAAGATCTTATCTTGCGTTTGGTACGAAATTATCTCGCACCAGATGGAGTAGGTTTGTCACAGAATTATGGGCATGAAGATGTATTGCGCATCAAGCAAATAAACAAATCGGTGTCGCGTGAGCGACACCGATTCAAAGCTTTTGTACGATTCAGAAAGTTGAGCGATGAGCTGTTTTTTGCCAAAATAGACCCTGATTTCAATATTCTGCCGCTCATCATTCCACATTTTAGGGATCGCTATGCGGATCAATCCTGGGTGATTTATGATATCAAACGAGATTATGGCGCCTATTATAATCAATCGGAGGTGGTAGAAATTCACTTAAGTGATCTACCATCCGAGCGCGAAATCATGGAGCGTGGTGAGGACAAGGAAGCTTTGTACGATGAACTATGGAGACGTTACTTCCGAAGTACGAATATCACCGAAAGAAAAAATACAAAACTACATCTCCAGCATGTGCCTAAGCGCTACTGGAAATACCTGAACGAGAAGTTTGACCTATAA
- a CDS encoding TlpA disulfide reductase family protein, whose protein sequence is MKQLYVLLLMMPLLAIGQSGKQNVEKPSGESASHAVFLEDYQKLNSFDEVLEKFAGRTVYIDLWATWCGPCVAEFAYKDGLHDIAAKHDIDILYLSMDQDKDDQKWQEFIQKHELSGYHMRANKALYKDIQAKFSREYQGRKAFGIPYYIIAKDGEVVLKQAPRPSAGELLYTELINYKN, encoded by the coding sequence ATGAAACAACTATATGTTTTATTATTAATGATGCCGTTGCTGGCCATAGGCCAATCAGGTAAACAGAATGTAGAAAAACCTTCTGGGGAAAGTGCGTCTCATGCGGTATTTTTAGAAGATTATCAAAAGCTGAATTCTTTTGATGAAGTCCTCGAAAAATTTGCGGGGCGTACCGTGTATATCGATTTGTGGGCTACCTGGTGTGGCCCTTGCGTTGCGGAGTTTGCTTATAAAGATGGTTTACATGATATTGCTGCCAAGCATGATATTGATATTCTGTATCTTTCTATGGATCAGGATAAAGACGATCAGAAATGGCAGGAATTTATTCAGAAACACGAATTATCTGGCTATCACATGCGGGCTAATAAAGCATTATATAAAGATATCCAGGCAAAGTTCTCGCGCGAATATCAAGGACGTAAAGCATTTGGGATCCCTTATTACATCATCGCAAAAGATGGTGAAGTGGTACTCAAGCAAGCGCCAAGACCTAGTGCTGGTGAACTGTTGTACACTGAATTGATCAACTATAAAAATTAA
- the metQ gene encoding methionine ABC transporter substrate-binding lipoprotein MetQ produces the protein MRYIIAPLLYIALSALFVACGNNATDENTIRVGIVAGPEKEIAETAKKVAKEQFGLEVELVTFNDYVMPNEALSTGDIDANAFQHVPYLTEQSKQRGYQLAVIGNTFVYPIIAYSKKIKSLDELVANATVAIPNDPTNGGRSLLMLQEQGLITLKDNTGIMPKVIDITSNPKNLRILELEAPQLPKVLDDKEVTIAIINNNFAAQAGLDPDKLGLFRESKDSPYVNVIVTREDNKDLDKVKRFLQAYQSNAVEQKALELFKGQAIKGW, from the coding sequence ATGCGTTATATTATTGCTCCTCTACTTTACATTGCCTTATCCGCGCTTTTCGTCGCTTGTGGGAATAATGCCACCGATGAAAATACCATTCGTGTAGGCATCGTAGCGGGACCGGAAAAAGAAATTGCCGAAACGGCCAAGAAAGTGGCTAAGGAGCAATTCGGCTTAGAAGTAGAACTAGTTACTTTCAATGACTATGTGATGCCTAATGAAGCATTGAGCACAGGAGATATTGATGCCAATGCCTTTCAGCATGTTCCCTATTTAACGGAGCAGTCTAAACAACGTGGATATCAACTAGCTGTTATTGGTAATACTTTTGTATATCCTATTATCGCTTATTCTAAAAAAATTAAGTCTTTGGATGAACTGGTGGCAAATGCTACGGTAGCGATCCCGAACGACCCTACCAATGGTGGGCGTTCCTTGTTGATGCTCCAAGAACAGGGTTTAATAACACTGAAAGATAACACTGGAATTATGCCGAAAGTGATTGATATTACTTCCAACCCTAAAAACCTACGTATCTTAGAATTAGAAGCACCGCAACTTCCCAAAGTTTTGGATGATAAAGAAGTAACGATCGCGATTATCAATAACAATTTCGCAGCACAAGCAGGATTGGATCCAGATAAATTAGGACTTTTCAGAGAAAGCAAGGATTCACCTTACGTCAATGTCATCGTAACACGTGAAGACAATAAGGATCTAGACAAAGTGAAGAGGTTTTTACAGGCATACCAGTCTAATGCCGTGGAACAGAAAGCATTGGAGCTTTTTAAGGGACAGGCTATAAAAGGCTGGTAA
- the metI gene encoding methionine ABC transporter permease MetI → MSPEVINLLIAGTGETLAMTFVSCFFGFCLGLPAGIYLFASRKGGMLENRTAHNVTSFVVNVSRSIPFIILIVWMIPFTRSIVGTSIGLKAALVPLSIGAAPFIARLIENSLIDLPVGLVETARAMGATQFQIIKKVLLPEALPSIINHATVTLITLVGYSAMGGAVGAGGLGQIGYQYGYIGYDAQIMNAVLVLLIIMVILIQYSGDFISKKFDHR, encoded by the coding sequence ATGTCTCCCGAAGTTATTAATCTATTAATTGCCGGAACGGGCGAAACCCTGGCCATGACATTTGTTTCCTGCTTTTTCGGCTTCTGCCTCGGACTTCCCGCCGGCATTTATCTTTTTGCTTCCCGCAAAGGCGGTATGCTGGAGAATCGCACAGCACACAACGTCACTTCTTTTGTGGTGAATGTTTCCCGATCCATTCCTTTCATCATCCTCATCGTCTGGATGATTCCATTTACCAGAAGCATCGTCGGCACATCTATCGGTTTGAAGGCCGCATTGGTACCCCTAAGTATTGGTGCTGCACCGTTTATCGCTCGACTAATCGAGAATAGTTTGATAGATTTGCCGGTCGGTTTAGTAGAAACCGCTCGCGCTATGGGTGCTACACAATTCCAAATCATTAAAAAAGTACTCCTGCCAGAAGCGTTACCCTCTATTATCAATCATGCGACGGTAACCTTGATCACATTGGTTGGCTATTCTGCTATGGGTGGTGCCGTTGGTGCAGGTGGATTAGGCCAAATTGGTTACCAATATGGTTACATTGGTTATGATGCACAAATCATGAATGCCGTGCTTGTCCTACTCATTATCATGGTCATCCTAATCCAATATAGTGGAGATTTTATCTCCAAAAAATTTGATCATCGTTAA
- a CDS encoding NAD(P)H-hydrate dehydratase: MKILSASDIRTADRATLDRQGIRSVDLMERAANCLFQQITKDFPSFETSFVIFCGTGNNGGDGLALGRLLSSSGRQVRIYLYETDKYSPDNIENQKRLRDARVEVNYFTDVIACDFELEDVVIDALYGIGLSRPLAEKWRPVIDAINHSNRPILAIDIPSGLYADQPSENGMFIVKANHTYTLQCPKLALLQPENAAYVGEFKVVDIQLDTAALSAAPGTYYFTTLQTIQAQCSMPSRFSHKGTFGHVLIAGGSYGKIGAIHLSAKAALRTGCGLVSVYSARCAHPILQTNFPEAMLQTDSELQHLSTFPDATEQYSAIGIGMGMGRHADTEQAFLRFLRNVSLKPKPPKLVLDADAINTLAAHPNSLKDLPAGSILTPHPKELQRLIGSWKNDWDKMEKTRKFAQAHQVVVLIKGANTAVVVPDGTIHFNATGNWGMATAGSGDVLAGMITSLLAQGFSSKDAALTGVYVHGLAGDLAAHTTHPKSLIASDIIAGISLAWHEVLPVARMH, translated from the coding sequence ATGAAAATCTTGTCCGCTTCTGACATCCGCACAGCCGATCGGGCTACCCTAGATCGGCAAGGCATTCGATCTGTTGACCTGATGGAGCGAGCCGCAAATTGCTTGTTTCAGCAAATCACCAAAGATTTCCCTTCGTTTGAAACTTCTTTTGTGATCTTTTGCGGTACTGGGAATAATGGTGGCGATGGCTTAGCGCTCGGACGGTTACTATCCAGTTCTGGAAGACAGGTTCGTATCTACTTATATGAGACAGACAAATACAGCCCTGATAATATCGAAAACCAAAAACGTCTGCGTGACGCGCGCGTTGAAGTGAACTATTTTACCGACGTTATCGCGTGTGATTTTGAATTGGAAGATGTCGTGATTGATGCACTTTACGGTATCGGACTTTCTCGTCCTTTGGCGGAGAAATGGCGGCCCGTAATCGACGCGATCAATCATTCAAATCGCCCCATCCTGGCGATAGATATTCCTTCCGGATTATATGCGGATCAGCCATCGGAAAACGGAATGTTCATCGTAAAAGCAAATCATACCTACACCTTGCAATGCCCTAAATTGGCGCTTCTTCAACCGGAAAACGCGGCTTACGTTGGAGAATTCAAAGTCGTGGATATACAATTAGATACCGCTGCCCTTTCGGCCGCACCTGGCACCTATTATTTCACCACATTACAAACCATTCAAGCACAATGCTCCATGCCAAGTCGCTTTTCGCATAAGGGTACATTTGGTCATGTGCTGATTGCCGGCGGCAGCTATGGAAAAATCGGTGCTATTCACTTGAGCGCAAAAGCCGCCCTACGCACTGGCTGTGGCCTGGTCAGTGTTTACAGCGCCCGTTGCGCTCATCCGATTCTCCAAACAAATTTCCCGGAAGCCATGTTGCAAACGGATAGCGAGTTACAACACCTTTCCACTTTTCCTGACGCTACAGAACAATACTCTGCGATAGGAATTGGCATGGGAATGGGCAGGCACGCGGATACCGAGCAGGCATTTCTTCGATTTTTACGTAACGTATCCCTTAAGCCGAAGCCTCCCAAACTGGTGTTAGATGCAGATGCAATCAACACGCTAGCCGCACATCCAAATAGTCTCAAGGACTTGCCTGCCGGAAGTATATTAACACCACACCCGAAAGAATTGCAACGGCTGATCGGATCTTGGAAAAATGATTGGGATAAAATGGAAAAAACACGAAAATTTGCCCAAGCACACCAAGTTGTCGTATTGATTAAAGGGGCTAATACAGCCGTAGTAGTACCAGATGGAACGATTCACTTTAATGCTACCGGCAACTGGGGTATGGCCACGGCTGGGAGCGGCGATGTATTGGCCGGCATGATCACTTCGCTACTGGCGCAGGGATTTTCCAGTAAAGATGCTGCCCTTACCGGAGTTTACGTACACGGTCTGGCCGGTGACCTCGCGGCGCATACGACACATCCCAAAAGCCTGATTGCCTCCGACATCATCGCTGGCATTTCTTTGGCTTGGCATGAAGTTTTGCCGGTCGCCAGAATGCATTAA